The Sphingosinicella humi genome has a window encoding:
- a CDS encoding DedA family protein: protein MGDWIRELIEQSSYLGVALLMLLETVFPPIPSEIIMSLSGLQASRGTMTLWGVILAGTFGAMVGNIFWYAIARWLGIERFHPFIDKFGRYLTVDWKEVKRADHFFDRYERWFVCFGRMVPTIRSLVSIPAGVFGMRWKPFLIYSTIGTFGWTTALATAGYLLGQNYADVDKYLGPVSTGVIAILVLWYLFRVITWKPADERSDTRP, encoded by the coding sequence ATGGGGGACTGGATCCGCGAGCTCATCGAGCAGTCGAGCTACCTTGGCGTGGCCCTGCTGATGCTGCTCGAAACCGTGTTTCCGCCGATCCCGTCCGAGATCATCATGTCCTTGTCCGGCCTTCAGGCGTCGCGGGGCACGATGACGCTCTGGGGTGTGATCCTGGCCGGCACCTTCGGGGCGATGGTCGGCAACATCTTCTGGTATGCCATCGCCCGCTGGCTCGGCATCGAGCGATTCCATCCCTTCATCGACAAGTTCGGCCGCTATCTCACCGTCGACTGGAAGGAAGTGAAGCGCGCCGACCATTTCTTCGACCGATATGAGCGCTGGTTCGTCTGCTTCGGTCGCATGGTGCCGACGATCCGCTCGCTGGTGTCGATCCCGGCCGGCGTATTCGGCATGCGCTGGAAGCCCTTCCTCATCTACTCCACGATCGGCACCTTCGGCTGGACCACCGCCCTCGCCACCGCCGGCTATCTGCTCGGCCAGAACTACGCCGACGTCGACAAGTATCTCGGCCCGGTTTCGACGGGCGTCATCGCGATCCTGGTGCTCTGGTATCTGTTCCGGGTGATTACCTGGAAGCCCGCGGATGAGCGTTCCGATACACGTCCATGA
- the fsa gene encoding fructose-6-phosphate aldolase translates to MKFFVDTADTAEIRDLAETGLLDGVTTNPSLVHKSGKDFLEVVKEICGIVPGPVSAEVVATDHDEMMREAEILRKIAGNIAVKVPLTIDGLKTCKKLTADGTMVNVTLCFTANQALLAAKAGATFISPFVGRHDDIGFDGMQIISEIRMIYDNYDFETQILVASVRHPVHVLEAAKIGADVMTAPPKVIRQLFNHPLTDNGLKAFLADWEKTGQKIG, encoded by the coding sequence ATGAAATTCTTCGTCGACACCGCCGACACCGCCGAAATCCGGGACCTCGCAGAAACCGGCCTGCTGGACGGCGTCACGACCAATCCGTCGCTGGTCCATAAGTCCGGCAAAGACTTCCTCGAGGTGGTGAAGGAGATTTGCGGGATCGTGCCGGGGCCGGTCTCGGCCGAAGTCGTCGCCACCGACCATGACGAGATGATGCGTGAGGCGGAGATCCTGCGGAAGATCGCCGGCAATATCGCGGTGAAGGTGCCGCTCACCATCGACGGCCTCAAGACCTGCAAGAAGCTCACCGCCGACGGCACGATGGTGAATGTCACCCTCTGCTTCACCGCCAACCAGGCGCTGCTCGCGGCCAAGGCGGGGGCGACCTTCATCTCGCCCTTCGTCGGCCGCCACGACGATATCGGCTTCGACGGCATGCAGATCATCTCCGAGATCCGGATGATCTACGACAATTACGACTTCGAGACACAAATATTGGTGGCGAGCGTGCGCCACCCCGTCCATGTCCTTGAGGCCGCGAAGATCGGCGCCGACGTGATGACCGCTCCGCCCAAGGTGATCCGCCAGCTCTTCAATCATCCGCTGACCGACAATGGACTTAAGGCGTTCCTCGCGGACTGGGAGAAGACCGGCCAGAAGATCGGCTGA
- a CDS encoding MATE family efflux transporter, with product MATALDKGDALHRAIWAIALPAMLTNVATALFGLADLWVIGQLGIPAAQAGVELGAKFMMGLLVVFNFLKTGTIALTAQAAGRGDEAAQAAALARASGVALLIALMPLAIPLGLDFLNARGAFAEEARTYVSIRYWGGPLWLVNAVLVGWLVGRKKVRAVLVVEVAANIGHIVLDLLFVLGFGWGVAGVATATLLSEGLKLAVLVGVVAREAPAAMALRAAFRRATWDKASLGALFRINRDLFLRTLLLTGAILLMARDGAREGPLVLAANGILYQLFILSALILDGFEASAQVLCGEAVGGKDRRRFDRLIRALLLWGLGFGALVTGAYILFGAPFAASFSTDPAVTATTLAYLPWAVWLPLIGVTSYVYDGIYVGATWTRALLVTMVAAFTTYALVLWAAGSLGNHGLWLAFTLFFIARAAGQALLLPRLRRATFEA from the coding sequence ATGGCGACGGCTTTGGACAAGGGCGACGCTCTTCACCGGGCGATCTGGGCGATCGCGCTCCCCGCCATGCTGACCAATGTCGCGACCGCCCTGTTCGGCCTCGCCGACCTATGGGTGATCGGGCAACTCGGCATCCCGGCCGCCCAGGCCGGCGTCGAGCTCGGCGCCAAGTTCATGATGGGCCTGCTGGTCGTCTTCAACTTCCTGAAGACCGGCACCATCGCGCTCACCGCGCAGGCGGCGGGTCGGGGCGACGAGGCCGCCCAGGCCGCCGCCCTCGCCCGCGCCAGCGGCGTCGCCTTGCTGATCGCACTCATGCCGCTCGCCATCCCGTTGGGGCTCGATTTCCTCAATGCCCGCGGCGCCTTCGCCGAGGAGGCTCGCACCTATGTCTCGATACGCTATTGGGGCGGCCCGCTCTGGCTGGTGAACGCCGTCCTGGTCGGCTGGCTGGTCGGGCGCAAGAAGGTGCGGGCGGTGCTGGTGGTCGAGGTCGCCGCCAATATAGGCCATATCGTCCTCGACCTGCTGTTCGTCCTCGGCTTCGGCTGGGGCGTCGCCGGCGTGGCGACGGCAACCTTGCTCTCGGAAGGCCTCAAGCTCGCCGTCCTGGTCGGGGTCGTCGCCCGGGAGGCGCCCGCCGCGATGGCGCTACGCGCCGCCTTCCGCCGCGCCACCTGGGACAAGGCGTCCCTCGGCGCCCTCTTCCGCATCAACCGCGATCTTTTCCTGCGCACTCTGCTGCTGACCGGCGCGATCCTGCTCATGGCCCGCGACGGCGCCCGTGAAGGCCCGCTGGTGCTCGCCGCCAACGGCATCCTCTATCAGCTGTTCATCCTCTCCGCGCTGATCCTCGACGGGTTCGAAGCCTCGGCCCAGGTGCTGTGCGGCGAGGCGGTGGGCGGCAAGGATCGTCGCCGCTTCGACCGGCTGATCCGTGCGCTCCTCCTCTGGGGTCTAGGCTTCGGCGCGCTGGTGACCGGCGCCTACATCCTCTTCGGCGCGCCCTTCGCGGCAAGCTTCAGCACCGATCCGGCCGTGACCGCGACGACGCTCGCCTATTTGCCCTGGGCCGTATGGCTGCCGCTGATCGGCGTCACCTCCTACGTCTATGACGGCATCTATGTCGGCGCGACCTGGACGCGGGCCCTGCTGGTGACGATGGTGGCCGCGTTCACGACCTATGCCCTGGTGCTCTGGGCCGCCGGCTCCCTCGGCAACCACGGCCTGTGGCTGGCCTTCACCCTGTTCTTCATCGCCCGTGCGGCCGGCCAGGCGCTGCTGCTGCCGAGGCTGCGGCGGGCGACCTTCGAAGCCTAG
- a CDS encoding DUF4197 domain-containing protein encodes MNDCFGIERPLSRRRLLSLALVTPALALPSCTLGELGGFGLEDAIRRLLTVSSQRAFAGLLQENGFFEDELARVSLPPQWGGSGATAVAAALLRQPAVQDRLLRLVNAAAAEAADNAAPIVYDSIRSMTIPDALSIVRGGPTAATQYLERQIGERIVEALFPGVGSALRVLDSGLLSQALGAATGIDFAGLQRDVTQKTAEGIWRAIGREEAAIRADPSSTNDPVLTRVFGVLR; translated from the coding sequence ATGAACGATTGTTTCGGTATTGAACGGCCGCTGAGCCGCAGGCGCCTGCTCAGCCTGGCCCTGGTTACTCCCGCGCTGGCCCTCCCGTCCTGCACGCTCGGCGAACTGGGCGGGTTCGGATTGGAGGACGCGATACGGCGTCTTCTCACCGTCTCGTCGCAAAGGGCTTTTGCGGGACTGCTGCAGGAGAATGGCTTTTTCGAGGACGAACTGGCGCGGGTCAGCCTGCCGCCGCAATGGGGCGGTAGCGGCGCGACCGCCGTGGCCGCGGCACTGCTGCGCCAGCCGGCGGTGCAGGACCGGTTGCTGCGGCTGGTGAATGCCGCGGCGGCCGAGGCGGCGGATAATGCGGCTCCGATCGTCTATGATTCTATCCGGAGCATGACGATCCCCGACGCCCTTTCGATCGTGCGAGGCGGACCGACCGCGGCGACTCAATATCTCGAGCGTCAGATCGGGGAGCGGATCGTGGAGGCGCTGTTCCCCGGAGTCGGCTCGGCATTGAGGGTGCTCGACAGCGGCCTGCTCAGCCAGGCGCTCGGCGCCGCCACGGGCATCGACTTCGCAGGCCTGCAGCGCGACGTGACTCAAAAGACGGCCGAGGGCATCTGGCGGGCCATCGGCCGGGAGGAAGCGGCGATCCGCGCCGATCCCTCCTCGACCAACGATCCGGTGCTGACGCGCGTGTTCGGCGTGCTGCGCTAG
- a CDS encoding DUF484 family protein, whose product MREGVSGRRLDYVISRPSPINQIAAKLRSMGTVISFEDRAVAHLRARVAAAEEANQDLIAFARGHSGAVASIHEAVLAAVEAEGFDHLIHIVTQEWPQILGLDAVAVALFVGDKGMRADASGMQFVDPRVIERSIEQFDGVLLRGCERGHPLFGPACELIRAEALVRLDSDPPLPNGLLALGQRGAQGFETRHGSELLVFLGRVLARCIGRWLIP is encoded by the coding sequence GTGCGAGAAGGCGTATCTGGGCGACGCCTCGATTACGTAATCAGTCGACCATCGCCTATTAACCAAATTGCCGCTAAGCTCCGGTCCATGGGTACGGTGATCAGCTTTGAGGACCGGGCAGTGGCGCATCTTCGTGCCCGGGTCGCGGCGGCGGAGGAGGCCAATCAGGATCTCATCGCCTTCGCGCGCGGCCATTCGGGCGCGGTCGCCTCGATTCACGAGGCCGTGCTCGCGGCCGTCGAGGCCGAGGGCTTCGACCACCTCATCCATATCGTCACGCAGGAATGGCCGCAGATATTGGGCCTCGATGCGGTCGCCGTGGCGCTGTTCGTCGGCGACAAGGGCATGCGCGCGGATGCCTCGGGTATGCAGTTCGTCGACCCGCGGGTGATCGAGCGTTCGATCGAGCAGTTCGACGGCGTGCTGCTGCGCGGCTGCGAGCGGGGCCATCCATTGTTCGGGCCGGCCTGCGAACTGATCCGCGCCGAAGCGCTGGTGAGGCTGGACAGCGATCCGCCGCTCCCCAACGGTCTCCTCGCCCTCGGACAGCGCGGCGCCCAAGGCTTCGAGACGCGGCATGGCTCCGAGCTTCTCGTTTTCCTGGGACGCGTGCTGGCGCGCTGCATAGGCCGGTGGCTGATCCCCTGA
- a CDS encoding tyrosine recombinase XerC, which translates to MDDHPARELAASWQDHLSRDRRRSEHTVRAYAATAHRLIDFLGSHRGEAVTGETLTSLQAADLRAFLTKRRAAGLGNSSAARELSAVRGFLAFAAGETGREAAVPKLKGPKRPRSVPRPISPDEVVALAEDAAEDASEEWIAARDFAVLMLLYGSGLRVAEALGLTGSALPLGDAMTVTGKRNKTRIVPLLAPVRDAIERYLALCPYSTAKEQPLFRGARGGPLRGEIVRRAVRRARVRLGLSERTTPHALRHSFATHLLGRGADLRSLQELLGHASLSSTQIYTAVDTAHLMDVYRNAHPRASR; encoded by the coding sequence TTGGACGACCATCCGGCGCGGGAGCTGGCGGCAAGCTGGCAGGACCATCTTTCCCGCGATCGTCGCCGTTCCGAGCATACGGTGCGCGCCTATGCGGCGACCGCGCATCGGCTGATCGACTTTCTCGGTTCCCATCGCGGCGAGGCGGTGACCGGCGAGACGCTGACGAGCCTCCAGGCGGCGGACCTTCGCGCCTTCCTAACCAAGCGCCGTGCGGCCGGGCTCGGCAACAGCTCGGCGGCGCGCGAGCTGTCGGCGGTGCGCGGCTTCCTCGCCTTCGCCGCGGGCGAGACGGGGCGGGAGGCGGCAGTGCCCAAGCTCAAGGGCCCGAAGAGACCCCGCAGCGTGCCGCGGCCGATCTCGCCCGACGAAGTGGTGGCGCTGGCGGAGGACGCCGCCGAGGACGCCTCGGAGGAGTGGATCGCGGCGCGTGATTTCGCCGTGCTGATGCTGCTCTACGGCTCCGGCCTGCGCGTGGCCGAGGCGCTGGGCCTTACCGGCTCGGCGCTGCCGCTCGGCGACGCGATGACCGTAACGGGCAAGCGCAACAAGACGCGGATCGTGCCACTGCTGGCGCCCGTGCGAGACGCGATCGAACGTTATTTGGCGCTATGCCCCTATTCGACCGCTAAGGAGCAGCCGCTGTTCCGGGGCGCGCGGGGAGGACCGCTCAGGGGCGAGATCGTCCGCCGTGCAGTTCGCCGGGCGCGTGTGCGGCTGGGACTCTCCGAGCGGACGACGCCGCACGCGCTGCGGCACAGCTTCGCCACCCATCTGCTCGGGCGCGGCGCCGACCTCCGCTCGCTCCAGGAGCTGCTGGGCCATGCCAGCCTGTCCTCGACCCAAATCTATACGGCGGTCGACACCGCCCATCTCATGGACGTGTATCGGAACGCTCATCCGCGGGCTTCCAGGTAA